Within the Flavobacterium sp. 9R genome, the region ATGAAAACCGTAGTACTCAGAAAACAATAAATTAACAAACAAGTAAGATTTATCACTCTGAAAAGTGTAGCTTTGTAACAAAACACCAGATATGGAATTATTTATTTACCTATTTGCCGCTTTATTTTCTGTTTTAAATCCTATAGGAACAGTACCAATTTTTGTTGGGCTAACCCAAAACGACAGCCAACCCGAACGTAACAGACTCTCCCTTTGGACCGCTATAAATGTCTTTATCATTTTAGTAGTGTCTTTTTTAGTCGGACAATATGTGCTAACTTTCTTCGGAATTAGCATTGACTCATTAAGAATAGCTGGTGGAATTGTAATTGTAAGTTCTGGATTTTCACTTTTGTCAGGAAAATTCAATAAGAAAAGGGGAATCAATAAAAAGATTGAAAACGATGCCCAAAAAAGAAATGATATTGCGCTTACTCCATTAGCAATACCAATGCTTGCTGGTCCAGGATCGATGTCTTTACTTATTGCATTTTACAATCAACACAAATCAACGAATGAAATTTTGATTTCAATGGCTGCAATTTTGGCCATATCGGCAACAATATTTGTTATTTTGAGGAGCGCACACTATTTGGCAAAAGCCCTAGGAGCATCTGGTATTGTTGCGATTTCTCGTATAGTGGGATTTATTGTAATTGCTATTGGTATACAATATATAGTAGGCGCTTTAGTAAATATAATCAAAGCTAATTTTTAGATAAAAAAATGCCTGTCAAAACTTATTTCTGACAGGCTGAATTTTAAAATGTTTTTGTAATTAAGCTCTTGGCAAAAAAATCTCCGCCATCATACAGCGGGCACTTCCACCACCACAAGCCTCAATAGTATCCAAACTAGAACTTAAAATCGTAACGTGCTCTTCTAATTCTGTAATTTGCTTTTTAGTCAAGGACTGATGAGCTGCCGAACTCATTATCAAATACCTTCTGTCGTCAGCACCTTTTACCTCAAGCATGTTACCTGCGAAATTATTCACTTGATCTTCAGTAATTAAAATCACTTGTTTATCATCATTTTTCAGACTATCAATAACCATCTTACGTTCTTTTTTATCGTCAATTGCATCTGCACATAAAACAGCAAAAGTTTCACCCAAACACATCATCACATTAGTGTGATAAATCAACTTACGTTCTCCATTTACGGTTTGAAACGCTTCAAAAATTACTGGCGCAAAATCAAAATCTTCACAAAACTCGATAAACAACTCTTCATCTGCTCTAGGTGATAAAGCACAATAAGCTTTCCCATTAGCACGATCTAGCAACAAACTTCCGGTTCCTTCCAAGAATATACTATCCATTTCAGCTTCAGTATAATCCATAATCTCATTGATTACAAAGCCTTCATCTTCGAGAATATCTAAAATTTCTTCTCTTCTTTCTAAACGACGATTTTCTGCAAACATTGGATACAAAACGACATCTCCATTTTCATGAAAGGAAATCCAATTGTTTGGAAAAATACTGTCTGGAGTATCTGGAGATAATGTATCATCAACAACAATCACATTCACACCAACAGAGCGTAATTTTTTCACAAAAGCATCAAACTCTTCCTGTGCCTTAGCATTAACAGTAGCCGGCAACAACCCATCTAATACTTTTTGGTAATAATTATTTACGGCAGTTTGCTCATTCATTCTAAAAGCAACTGGACGTATCATCAAAATTGAATTGGTAGTCTGTTTCATTTTTTTTCTAATTAAATTGATTCAAATCAATACTTTGAACCTAAAATATTTTTTAATCTCTAACTAACGGAAGTGTAGAACAACGTAATAACCCTTCTTGCTTCGCAATCTCCGCATAAGGTATTTCTTCTACCACAAAACCTTGACTTCTTAACCAGTTGTTTAACCTCGTGAAATTCCTTTCAGAAACCACCACATCAGGCGCAATAGAAAAAACATTTGAATTCATATCATACATTTCGTCTCTAGTAATATGAAAAAGATTCTCCTTACCAAAAAGATTTACCAAGAACAGATAATCTGCCTCTTCTCTAAATCCATTCTTATATATTATCCCTTTATCATTACCTACTGGCTGAAAACAACAATCCAAATGTAAAGCATTATCTCTAGCTTCCAGCTTTGATTTAACCAAATCAAACTCTTTCACTATCTTGTTTGGAAAAAGTTGTCTAATAAAATCAACACCTTGCCAATTCGTCCTTGCAGTTATATAATCTTTATAATCACTTCCTTTGTAAGTTCCGATAAAAATGTAATCATTCCAAAGCATTACATCACCACCCTCTATATGCACTTCTTCTGACGGGCGAACTACTTTAGAAGGATTAATTTGATCAATCACATACTGAATAGCATCCAATTCTCTTTCTCTATCTGGTAAAATATTCGATTTTACGAAAACATCATCAATAACAAATCCGATATCTCTTGCGAATATTTGATTATAATTTGGAATAAGTTCAGGCCTTAAAACTGCAACATCATACTTTTGAAAAACAGCATTAAAAGCATCCATCTCAACAATCATGTCTTTTTCTACAGGATAAGTACCTGCTATTATGTGCTCTAACGATTTTGGATCATAGGCTTCATCGACACTTGGAGTGGGTCCATTACTATTTGCTAATCCTAAAATAACCTTTCTTAAGCGCG harbors:
- a CDS encoding dimethylarginine dimethylaminohydrolase family protein — its product is MLKLNVKNETARLRKVILGLANSNGPTPSVDEAYDPKSLEHIIAGTYPVEKDMIVEMDAFNAVFQKYDVAVLRPELIPNYNQIFARDIGFVIDDVFVKSNILPDRERELDAIQYVIDQINPSKVVRPSEEVHIEGGDVMLWNDYIFIGTYKGSDYKDYITARTNWQGVDFIRQLFPNKIVKEFDLVKSKLEARDNALHLDCCFQPVGNDKGIIYKNGFREEADYLFLVNLFGKENLFHITRDEMYDMNSNVFSIAPDVVVSERNFTRLNNWLRSQGFVVEEIPYAEIAKQEGLLRCSTLPLVRD
- a CDS encoding MarC family protein, with protein sequence MELFIYLFAALFSVLNPIGTVPIFVGLTQNDSQPERNRLSLWTAINVFIILVVSFLVGQYVLTFFGISIDSLRIAGGIVIVSSGFSLLSGKFNKKRGINKKIENDAQKRNDIALTPLAIPMLAGPGSMSLLIAFYNQHKSTNEILISMAAILAISATIFVILRSAHYLAKALGASGIVAISRIVGFIVIAIGIQYIVGALVNIIKANF
- the ctlX gene encoding citrulline utilization hydrolase CtlX codes for the protein MKQTTNSILMIRPVAFRMNEQTAVNNYYQKVLDGLLPATVNAKAQEEFDAFVKKLRSVGVNVIVVDDTLSPDTPDSIFPNNWISFHENGDVVLYPMFAENRRLERREEILDILEDEGFVINEIMDYTEAEMDSIFLEGTGSLLLDRANGKAYCALSPRADEELFIEFCEDFDFAPVIFEAFQTVNGERKLIYHTNVMMCLGETFAVLCADAIDDKKERKMVIDSLKNDDKQVILITEDQVNNFAGNMLEVKGADDRRYLIMSSAAHQSLTKKQITELEEHVTILSSSLDTIEACGGGSARCMMAEIFLPRA